A window from Mustela erminea isolate mMusErm1 chromosome 17, mMusErm1.Pri, whole genome shotgun sequence encodes these proteins:
- the ETNK2 gene encoding ethanolamine kinase 2 isoform X1, with protein sequence MAVPPSAPLPCSPFYLRRQAPCPQCSWGMEEKAAASAGCREPPGAPRAAAVPCFGISVDQDDILPGALRLIQELRPHWKPEQVRTKRFTDGITNKLVACYVEEDMRDCVLVRVYGERTELLVDRENEVRNFQLLRAHGCAPKLYCTFQNGLCYEYMRGMALGPEHIREPRLFRLIALEMAKIHTIHANGSLPKPTLWHKMHNYFTLVKNEINPSLSVDVPKVEVLEQELSWLKEHLSQLDSPVVFCHNDLLCKNIIYDSTQGHVRFIDYEYAGYNYQAFDIGNHFNEFAGVNEVDYCRYPGRETQLQWLHYYLQAQKGMAVTPTEVERLYVQVNKFALASHFFWALWALIQNQFSTIDFDFLRYAVIRFHQYFKVKPQVSALEMPK encoded by the exons ATGGCTGTGCCCCCTTCGGCTCCTCTGCCGTGCTCGCCCTTTTACCTGCGGCGGCAGGCGCCGTGCCCGCAGTGCTCATGGGGCATGGAGGAGAAGGCGGCGGCCAGCGCGGGCTGCCGGGAGCCGCCAGGCGCCCCGAGGGCCGCCGCCGTCCCTTGCTTCGGCATATCCGTGGACCAGGACGACATCCTCCCGGGAGCCCTGCGCCTCATCCAGGAGCTGCGGCCGCATTGGAAGCCCGAGCAAGTTCGGACCAAG CGCTTCACTGATGGCATCACCAACAAGCTGGTGGCCTGCTACGTGGAGGAGGACATGCGGGACTGCGTGCTGGTCCGGGTGTACGGGGAGCGCACTGAGCTGCTGGTGGACCGGGAGAATGAGGTCAGGAACTTCCAGCTGCTGCGAGCACATGGCTGCGCCCCCAAACTCTACTGCACCTTCCAGAATGGGCTGTGCTATGAGTACATGAGGGGCATGGCCCTGGGACCCGAGCACATCCGGGAGCCCCGGCTCTTCAG GCTAATCGCCCTAGAAATGGCAAAGATTCACACCATCCACGCCAACGGCAGCCTGCCCAAGCCCACCCTCTGGCACAAGATGCACAATTATTTCACCCTTGTGAAGAACGAGATCAACCCCAG CCTTTCCGTAGATGTCCCCAAGGTGGAGGTATTGGAGCAGGAGCTGTCCTGGCTGAAGGAACACCTGTCGCAGCTGGACTCCCCGGTGGTGTTCTGTCACAATGACCTGCTTTGCAAGAACATCATTTACGACAGCACCCAAG GCCACGTACGGTTCATTGACTATGAGTACGCCGGTTACAACTACCAAGCTTTTGACATTGGCAACCATTTCAACGAGTTTGCAG GTGTGAACGAGGTGGATTACTGCCGCTACCCCGGCCGGGAGACCCAGCTACAGTGGCTGCACTACTACCTACAGGCACAGAAGGGCATGGCTGTGACCCCCACGGAGGTGGAGAGGCTCTACGTGCAAGTCAACAAGTTTGCCTTG GCATCTCACTTCTTCTGGGCACTCTGGGCCCTCATCCAGAACCAGTTCTCCACCATCGACTTTGACTTCCTCAG GTACGCAGTGATCCGGTTCCATCAGTACTTCAAGGTGAAGCCTCAAGTGTCAGCCTTGGAGATGCCAAAGTGA
- the REN gene encoding renin isoform X1 encodes MDQWSRMPRWGLLLVVWGVCTCGLPADTGAFGRIFLKKMPSIRESLKERGVDVSRLGADWSLFTKRLSFGNGTSPVVLTNYLDTQYYGEIGIGTPPQTFKVIFDTGSANLWVPSTKCSPLYTACEIHSLYDSSESSSYMENGTAFTIHYGSGKVKGFLSQDMVTVGGITVTQTFGEVTELPLIPFMLAKFDGVLGMGFPAQAVGGVTPVFDHILSQGVLKEDVFSVYYSRDSHLLGGELVLGGSDPQYYQGNFHYVSVSQTGSWQIKMKGVSVRSATVVCEEGCMVVVDTGASYISGPTSSLRLLMDTLGAKELSTNEYVVNCNQVPMLPDISFHLGGRAYTLTSSDYVLQDSYGNDDLCTLALHGLDVPPPTGPVWVLGASFIRKFYTEFDRHNNRIGFALAR; translated from the exons ATGGACCAATGGAGCAGAATGCCTCGCTGGGGACTCCTACTGGTGGTCTGGGGTGTCTGCACCTGCGGCCTCCCCGCAGACACCGGCGCCTTCGGAAG GATCTTCCTCAAGAAAATGCCCTCCATCCGGGAAAGCCTGAAGGAGCGAGGCGTGGATGTGTCCAGGCTTGGTGCTGACTGGAGCCTTTTTACCAAGAGACTCTCCTTCGGCAACGGCACCTCCCCCGTGGTCCTCACCAACTATCTGGAC ACCCAGTACTATGGGGAGATTGGCATCggcaccccaccccagaccttcAAAGTCATCTTTGACACGGGTTCAGCCAACCTCTGGGTGCCCTCCACCAAGTGCAGCCCTCTCTACACGGCCTGTG AGATTCACAGCCTCTATGACTCCTCGGAATCCTCCAGCTACATGGAGAACGGGACGGCATTCACCATCCACTACGGATCCGGGAAGGTCAAAGGCTTCTTAAGTCAGGACATGGTGACT GTGGGCGGCATCACAGTGACACAGACGTTTGGAGAGGTCACAGAGCTGCCCCTGATCCCCTTCATGCTGGCTAAGTTTGATGGGGTTCTGGGCATGGGCTTCCCAGCACAGGCTGTTGGCGGCGTCACCCCTGTCTTTGACCACATCCTCTCCCAGGGGGTGCTAAAGGAAGATGTCTTCTCTGTCTACTACAGCAG GGATTCCCACTTGCTCGGAGGAGAGCTTGTCTTGGGAGGCAGCGACCCCCAGTATTACCAAGGGAATTTCCACTATGTGAGCGTCAGCCAGACTGGCTCCTGGCAGATCAAGATGAAAGG GGTGTCTGTGAGGTCAGCCACCGTGGTCTGCGAGGAGGGCTGCATGGTGGTGGTCGATACTGGTGCATCGTACATCTCGGGTCCCACAAGCTCCCTGAGGCTGCTCATGGACACCCTGGGGGCCAAGGAACTGAGCACAAATGAA TATGTCGTGAACTGCAACCAGGTGCCGATGCTCCCCGACATCTCCTTCCACCTTGGAGGAAGAGCCTACACCCTCACCAGCTCAGACTATGTGTTACAG GATTCCTATGGTAATGATGACTTGTGCACTTTGGCCCTCCACGGTCTGGATGTCCCACCGCCCACCGGGCCTGTCTGGGTCCTGGGCGCCAGCTTCATCCGCAAGTTCTACACGGAGTTTGACCGGCATAACAATCGCATCGGCTTTGCCCTGGCCCGCTGA
- the REN gene encoding renin isoform X2 — protein MPSIRESLKERGVDVSRLGADWSLFTKRLSFGNGTSPVVLTNYLDTQYYGEIGIGTPPQTFKVIFDTGSANLWVPSTKCSPLYTACEIHSLYDSSESSSYMENGTAFTIHYGSGKVKGFLSQDMVTVGGITVTQTFGEVTELPLIPFMLAKFDGVLGMGFPAQAVGGVTPVFDHILSQGVLKEDVFSVYYSRDSHLLGGELVLGGSDPQYYQGNFHYVSVSQTGSWQIKMKGVSVRSATVVCEEGCMVVVDTGASYISGPTSSLRLLMDTLGAKELSTNEYVVNCNQVPMLPDISFHLGGRAYTLTSSDYVLQDSYGNDDLCTLALHGLDVPPPTGPVWVLGASFIRKFYTEFDRHNNRIGFALAR, from the exons ATGCCCTCCATCCGGGAAAGCCTGAAGGAGCGAGGCGTGGATGTGTCCAGGCTTGGTGCTGACTGGAGCCTTTTTACCAAGAGACTCTCCTTCGGCAACGGCACCTCCCCCGTGGTCCTCACCAACTATCTGGAC ACCCAGTACTATGGGGAGATTGGCATCggcaccccaccccagaccttcAAAGTCATCTTTGACACGGGTTCAGCCAACCTCTGGGTGCCCTCCACCAAGTGCAGCCCTCTCTACACGGCCTGTG AGATTCACAGCCTCTATGACTCCTCGGAATCCTCCAGCTACATGGAGAACGGGACGGCATTCACCATCCACTACGGATCCGGGAAGGTCAAAGGCTTCTTAAGTCAGGACATGGTGACT GTGGGCGGCATCACAGTGACACAGACGTTTGGAGAGGTCACAGAGCTGCCCCTGATCCCCTTCATGCTGGCTAAGTTTGATGGGGTTCTGGGCATGGGCTTCCCAGCACAGGCTGTTGGCGGCGTCACCCCTGTCTTTGACCACATCCTCTCCCAGGGGGTGCTAAAGGAAGATGTCTTCTCTGTCTACTACAGCAG GGATTCCCACTTGCTCGGAGGAGAGCTTGTCTTGGGAGGCAGCGACCCCCAGTATTACCAAGGGAATTTCCACTATGTGAGCGTCAGCCAGACTGGCTCCTGGCAGATCAAGATGAAAGG GGTGTCTGTGAGGTCAGCCACCGTGGTCTGCGAGGAGGGCTGCATGGTGGTGGTCGATACTGGTGCATCGTACATCTCGGGTCCCACAAGCTCCCTGAGGCTGCTCATGGACACCCTGGGGGCCAAGGAACTGAGCACAAATGAA TATGTCGTGAACTGCAACCAGGTGCCGATGCTCCCCGACATCTCCTTCCACCTTGGAGGAAGAGCCTACACCCTCACCAGCTCAGACTATGTGTTACAG GATTCCTATGGTAATGATGACTTGTGCACTTTGGCCCTCCACGGTCTGGATGTCCCACCGCCCACCGGGCCTGTCTGGGTCCTGGGCGCCAGCTTCATCCGCAAGTTCTACACGGAGTTTGACCGGCATAACAATCGCATCGGCTTTGCCCTGGCCCGCTGA
- the ETNK2 gene encoding ethanolamine kinase 2 isoform X2, which produces MDVGSIATSHLGESQKLGLIALEMAKIHTIHANGSLPKPTLWHKMHNYFTLVKNEINPSLSVDVPKVEVLEQELSWLKEHLSQLDSPVVFCHNDLLCKNIIYDSTQGHVRFIDYEYAGYNYQAFDIGNHFNEFAGVNEVDYCRYPGRETQLQWLHYYLQAQKGMAVTPTEVERLYVQVNKFALASHFFWALWALIQNQFSTIDFDFLRYAVIRFHQYFKVKPQVSALEMPK; this is translated from the exons ATGGATGTAGGTTCGATAGCAACTTCACACTTGGGGGAGAGCCAGAAGCTGGG GCTAATCGCCCTAGAAATGGCAAAGATTCACACCATCCACGCCAACGGCAGCCTGCCCAAGCCCACCCTCTGGCACAAGATGCACAATTATTTCACCCTTGTGAAGAACGAGATCAACCCCAG CCTTTCCGTAGATGTCCCCAAGGTGGAGGTATTGGAGCAGGAGCTGTCCTGGCTGAAGGAACACCTGTCGCAGCTGGACTCCCCGGTGGTGTTCTGTCACAATGACCTGCTTTGCAAGAACATCATTTACGACAGCACCCAAG GCCACGTACGGTTCATTGACTATGAGTACGCCGGTTACAACTACCAAGCTTTTGACATTGGCAACCATTTCAACGAGTTTGCAG GTGTGAACGAGGTGGATTACTGCCGCTACCCCGGCCGGGAGACCCAGCTACAGTGGCTGCACTACTACCTACAGGCACAGAAGGGCATGGCTGTGACCCCCACGGAGGTGGAGAGGCTCTACGTGCAAGTCAACAAGTTTGCCTTG GCATCTCACTTCTTCTGGGCACTCTGGGCCCTCATCCAGAACCAGTTCTCCACCATCGACTTTGACTTCCTCAG GTACGCAGTGATCCGGTTCCATCAGTACTTCAAGGTGAAGCCTCAAGTGTCAGCCTTGGAGATGCCAAAGTGA